From a region of the Babylonia areolata isolate BAREFJ2019XMU chromosome 21, ASM4173473v1, whole genome shotgun sequence genome:
- the LOC143296005 gene encoding E2F-associated phosphoprotein-like: MSQFVSDRTYDYFDLGDESDQERAESSEDEIDIILHGTPEQRRRLCNSHAKEQHQRASQTSGQARSLQFKEQQQQSSSEDEFEKEMNAELDKTVSMLEKSRASKPVQEPTANSSTASGTDTVMPGSSTGGEKRKQDFYNDIYFDSDDEDNYEGEGEARVPRHHTKPSNDDLLYDPHMDEEDQQWVDQQRQRHQGKRQQRPGGQKKAGKQQAAPTTDAVLDCPACMITLCLDCQRHDIYPNQFRAMFVMNCKINKSELLSVPEQAAKKKFKKSKKSKGQSGGLGENGSHVEESVSSSSSRDQFHPVLCEECDTVVGVVDVEEVYHFFNVLVRRP; encoded by the exons ATGTCTCAGTTCGTTTCTGACAGAACTTACGATTATTTTGATCTAGGAGACGAAAGCGACCAAGAAAGGGCTGAAAG cTCTGAAGATGAAATTGACATTATCCTGCATGGTACACCGGAGCAACGGCGGCGTCTTTGCAACAGCCATGCCAAGGAGCAACACCAGAGGGCAAGCCAGACATCCGGACAGGCCAGGTCTTTGCAGTtcaaagagcagcagcagcagtcctcCAGTGAGGATGAgtttgaaaaagaaatgaatgcagagctGGACAAGACCGTGTCAATGCTGGAGAAATCCAGAG CTTCCAAACCAGTTCAAGAACCAACTGCAAACTCCAGCACAGCTTCAGGAACAGACACAGTGATGCCTGGCAGCAGCACTGGtggggaaaagagaaaacaagattTCTACAATGACATCTACTTCGATTCCGACGATGAAGACAACtatgaaggggaaggggaagccCGCGTTCCGAGGCACCATACAAAACCCTCCAATGACGACTTGCTCTATGACCCGCATATGGATGAGGAAGATCAACAGTGGGTGGACCAGCAGCGACAGAGACACCAGGGGAAGCGCCAGCAGAGGCCAGGAGGCCAGAAGAAAGCTGGGAAGCAGCAGGCAGCACCAACGACTGATGCTGTTCTGGATTGTCCAGCCTGCATGATAACATTGTGTCTGGACTGTCAGAG ACACGACATCTACCCAAATCAATTCCGAGCCATGTTCGTGATGAACTGCAAAATCAACAAGTCGGAGTTGCTGAGCGTTCCTGAACAAGCTGCCAAGAAGAAATTCAAAAAGTCAAAAAAGTCCAAAGGACAGTCAGGGGGCTTAGGGGAGAATGGGAGTCATGTGGAAGAGAGCGTGTCCTCCTCCAGCTCCAGAGACCAGTTTCACCCTGTGCTTTGTGAAGAATGTGACACTGTTGTCGGGGTCGTGGATGTGGAGGAGGTGTATCATTTCTTTAATGTGCTGGTTCGTCGGCCCTGA